The following DNA comes from Mucilaginibacter jinjuensis.
AAAATCGCCTGCTGCTGCAGCTTTCAATAGCACCGCCTGCCATACGTTGTTGTAAGCAATATCACGGTCAATCTGTGCACGGTTTAAGTTGAACAATGCTGTTGTAAAATCAACAATGCTCGATAAACCATTGCGGTACAATGCTCCTTTTTGTATGTAAGCATCGCTCGCAGCTTTTACCTCAATTGGTGCCTCACGGAAGTTTTTCAATGAGTTATCGATCCGGGTTTCGGCTAATGCCTGCTGGGCAACCAGTTGCTGGCTGATCAGGTCGTAATCATCTTTAAATTGCAGCGAAGTATATTTCTGCGATTTAACCTGGTAATGCACCCTGAATAAACTGGTAAAGTTCCAGTTTACGCCGATACCTATCAGGTAGTTATAGCGGGTTGGATCTACACCCGAACCATAATTATCATTATAAATATTAGGCGCTGCTGCAGTTACACCCGGCGAAAAGCCAGAACCCCTGCCCTGGAAAGTTCCGAAAAAGCTGAACGTTGGCATGGCCATTTTACTCAGGTACTTGGCTTGTGTGTCGCTTACATTTATACGGCTTTGATAAAATTGCAATAACGGATGGTTTTGCAAAGATACCGTTGAAGCAGCATCTGTATTTGCAGGTACGCCGGTTACAAAGGCGCTATCTAACAAAAATTGCTGCGGTGTTACACCAAGGTATTGTACCAGCTGGCTGTTACGATCCTGTGAGGTTTGCTGTGCATTGGTTAATGCGATGCGTGCGTTAGAAACTTCTGAGTTAGCCAGTGATGAATCTACCCCCGGGTTTAAACCGTTGGTTACGCGGGCAACCACTACGCGGCGCAATTCGAGTGCGCGGTCAAGATTGTCTTGCTGTGATTTAACAATACGCTGTGCTGCCAGTAAATCTAAATAAGCAGCAGCAATACGAACTTTGTGTTGAAACAGCTCCTGGTTAAGGTCGTTCTGGCTTTGAGCCACAATGTTTTTCTGAACATTCACCCTTTCAACAGCACGGCCGAAAGCGAAAACATCCCAATCAACATTGGTCAAATACAGTGCACCGAATGCAGCGTTCCAGTTTTGGGAAGCCAGCGCCGGGCCCGATGAAGCAACAGCTCCTCCGCGGTAACCATACAACGGGCCATTAGTACCGTTAATGGTACCATAATCCTGCTGACCAGAGAAGTTTAAATTGGGAAGATACTCGGTACGGCTTTCAGACAGAGAAGCTTTTGAAGCATTAAGCTGATTAGCCTTTGCTTTAATGGCCGGATAGTTCTCCAAACCAATTCTTTCTGCATCCTTCATACTCAGCGTTTGCTGGGCATATCCGTGTACCGTAGAGAAAGTAATAAAAATCGACGTGATGCCGTAAAATGCAATTTTATTAAACATGGGGTAACCTATATGAGATGGGCAAATTTAACCGTTACTGGCTTTGCTTTTTGTAATAAACCTGTTTCGTAACCAGTTTTATTACAATATTAATGTCAAAATCAGACGAAAAAAGTCATAATTTCAGAAACACATACTTTTAAGTCAGTAAATTTAGGCACTTATGATAATTTATATCATAAAGGTTAAAAACTTACAGGTCAGTTAAAATAGTTTCTGCTGCTTTTTTACCGCTTGTAAGGGCAGCTTCAACAGTCCCCATCGATGGCCCCTGATACAAATATTCCCCTGCAAAATACAAAGTTTTTTTGACCGGGAAGCTTAATACAGATCGTGCTTGCGCCGAAGTAACTGTATCATAAGCATAAGAGCCCCGGGTATAAGGGTCGGCAGTCCAGTTTACAATGTAACGCGCAATTAACTTATCTTTTAATTCGGCTATACTTATATCAAATATGTTTGACAAGGAGACAATCGCCATGTCAAACAATTCATCCTCCGATGCATGTTCAAAAGCTTTAGCTGGTCCCCCACCCAACCATCCTGTAAGTACAGGTTCATGCTGCGGAGCCTGGGTCCACCAGGTAGGTACTTTTTCTTCGGAAAGCAAAAAAGTCATATTGCTCAAATCCTTCCCTCGTGCATGTTCCCAAAAAGGTTCATCAAACCTCAATAATATTTTAATAATGGCACCAAAGCCTATCTGCTGCAAGGCATTATAATGCGCAGGGATTTCGGGTTGAAAAGTAATATGGCTATTATGTTCTGATGATAGCTGCAAAATACCAAGCGGCAATGCAAGCAACACTTTTTCGGCCTCATAAGTATCCCCTGTTAATGTTATTACCTTAGTTAAGCCACCACTCCAGTCTATGGCTTTTACCGGGGCGTTAAGGTAAATTTTATTGCCTGATGATTTGATTTCATCAACCAGGTAATTAATCATCCGGCAATAACCGCCTTCTACCCGGTGTTGTGCGCCGTCATCTTCGTTCTGCCATTCTTCGCGCAGGGCAAAGGCGCTGGCCTTGTCAGGGTCAGCCGTATCGTAGCCTGCCACAAACCTGAGCACCGATTTCTTTAACGCTTCATATTTTTCTTCCGGAAAATATTCGTTCAGGAAATTACTGATACTGGTATCATGCCTCAACTTAATGAGGTTCGCCATTAATTCTCCCCAACCTACTACCTCCACATCGTCTGCCGAAAGCTTACCATTTTTGTAATGCCACATTTCTGCACCGGCATGGCTGTAGCCAATACCTGCTTCATCTAACAAAGCCAGGGTTACCGGTAAGTCGCCATGTACAAACTCGGCACCCAGTTCGGCCCCTTTAAAAAATGAAGCATCATCGATACTATGGATACGCCCGCCAGTGCGATTACGCGCCTCCAGCACAATAACTTGCTTACCGGCTTTTGCTAATAACCGTGCGGCCATTAATCCGGTTGCACCTGCACCTATAACGATAATATTTTTCATAGTAGAAACAAGAGTCAAGAAACAGGAGACAAGACGAGCTCCATGCTTCAGAATCAATTCAAAAACCCAATGCTAAGATAACAGCTATTTGGCAGACAACCGACAACTGTTAATCACAACTGTTAAATAAAAAGCCGCCTCAAAAGTTTTTGAGACGGCCGGTTTTAGAGAGATTGATTGAGCTTTTTTATTACTTGCTCGCCAAAGGCGCGCTTAGTGTTTGTTTGTCTATGTTCCAGCCCTCAATCAGGATGCTTGGCGTAGCTGATCCTAATTTGGCTACCGGGGCGCTTACGGTAACGGTAATGCTCTCGTGCGGTGCCAGTGTGAAGTAATTGGCGCTCCAATAGCTTGGCATTACTTCTTCGCCATTCTTCATTAATTGCGGGCGAACAAAGAATGCAATTTGCGAACTATTGTTGCTCAGCTCCACAGTCCATTTGTTTTCGCTGATGCCTTTGGTGCCTTTTAATACTTTGGCCACCACCTGTGTACGCTTCATTTTGTTGAAGGCAGTAAAGTCGTTATCAGGTGCCATCCAGTAAACATTATGCGATACTACTTTGCCTGCGGCATTTTTCAAATTTAATACCACAAAGCTTACACCTTTAATAGAAGCTAACGCTTCTTTTAATTTGATAACAGATTGTGTGCCTTCTTTAGCCAAACCTAAATTATCCAGGTGTACTGATTTCAGTAGTTTGGTATCTGTTGTATAAATAGCAGCATCAGCACTCAAACTGCCTGTTGCATGATGTGTACGGTTAATAATAGCCACAGTAGAATCATTTTGATTAAACTGGATGTGCAATGGCTCAACCGCATTTTGCATGGCGTAATAACCGGCGTTAGGCTCCAGGTACCAATCATAGATCTGCCAGATTACGCTTGGGAAAGCGGCATTCAGTTTCCAAAGCATTACACCGCCAGTTTTGGTTAGTTTTGAACCAGCTGCTTCGAAGATGCCCTGGTAACCCACCCAATTCATCAGCTGCATCTTGTCCGAGAACTCTACAATATCAGTCGGTTGACCATAACGTTTAGCCATTATTTTGTAATACTCATCATACTTACCTGCACCTGTTGCGGCATCATGGTAACCCCAGCTATTGTTAAGCGGGAAAGGCAAGCTTTTATCCCAGGTTAGGTTGGTGATGATTTTTGGCAATGTTGTGTACGGTGGCTGCGATGGGATCCCTGTTTCATCCTTAAATACCCAGTCGTGCGCTAAATCTGCCAGTTTGTAATATTCTTTAGGGTCTTTCCAATCATAAGGGCCACCACTGTAAACACCGGCATCCAGGTTATCAGGCCATGATTTATCCCAATCCTCAGGCAAATGTGCATGGCCCGATGAGCATGGTATAAACGGACGCGTACCATCCAATGCAATTACGTTGTTACGCATGGCGTAGTATAATTCTTTACGGGCGTGGCCTTCGTTACCACCAGTCCAAACCAGTAAGCTTGGATGGTTACGTACACGCAGTATCGTGCTAACAACATTCTTAATAAATACATTGCCTTCCAAAGGATAATCCGGCGAGCCTTTAAACTCGCCTTGGGTATCACCGGTAATCCAAAAATCAGACCACACCATCTGGCCGTATTTGTCGGCAGCGTTCCAGAATGCATCGCCCGGTGTAACACCACCACCCCAGATCCGTACCAGGTTTACATTGGCATTACGGCATAGGTGCATCTCATAATCGTAACGGGCCGAATCGCGGTTAAGCATCATATCCGGCACCCATGCACCACCATTTAAGTGTACACGCTGGCCGTTTACATAAAATTCGCGGCGCACAAAGCCATTTACTGTGGTTGCTTTTGAACCTACGGTACGGATACCGAAGATGAAGGTAGTATCATCGGCCATTCCCTTTTCATCAACATATTGCAAGCGGATACGGTAAAGATTTGGCTTACCATAACCATTCGGCCACCATAAATGCGGTTGGTGGATTAATAACTGGTTGATTTTATCTGCACTCAATGCAACATCAGTACCATCGGCTCCTACTTTTACAGCTTGCGAGAACTGGATAGCAGCACCGGTAAAGTTCTCCGGTTTAATACTCACGGTCAACTTACCATTGGCAGCTACGCCGCTATGATTAGCAAGTTTAAGGTTTAATGAAAGTTTAGCTACGCTGGTGTCGGGCAGTTTAGGCAAATCAGTAACCAATTTTGGCTGACTAATAGTTACACCACCCGTAGTGCGTAGAAATACCGGTTGCCAGATACCCATGTTACGATCGCGCACAGGCGGGATCCAATCCCAACCTGCCGAACATAGCATGGTAACGTTTTTACCGATATCGCCTGTAGGGCCACCATTCAGATAGAACGGCCCCATTGCTTCCAGTTGTTCTTTATCAGGAAAACCGGGATAATCGAGCGGATATATTTTAACAGCCAGTACGTTTTCGCCACCTGCGTTTACGTGTTTGCTAATATCTAAGCTGTATTCGGCAAACA
Coding sequences within:
- a CDS encoding TolC family protein gives rise to the protein MFNKIAFYGITSIFITFSTVHGYAQQTLSMKDAERIGLENYPAIKAKANQLNASKASLSESRTEYLPNLNFSGQQDYGTINGTNGPLYGYRGGAVASSGPALASQNWNAAFGALYLTNVDWDVFAFGRAVERVNVQKNIVAQSQNDLNQELFQHKVRIAAAYLDLLAAQRIVKSQQDNLDRALELRRVVVARVTNGLNPGVDSSLANSEVSNARIALTNAQQTSQDRNSQLVQYLGVTPQQFLLDSAFVTGVPANTDAASTVSLQNHPLLQFYQSRINVSDTQAKYLSKMAMPTFSFFGTFQGRGSGFSPGVTAAAPNIYNDNYGSGVDPTRYNYLIGIGVNWNFTSLFRVHYQVKSQKYTSLQFKDDYDLISQQLVAQQALAETRIDNSLKNFREAPIEVKAASDAYIQKGALYRNGLSSIVDFTTALFNLNRAQIDRDIAYNNVWQAVLLKAAAAGDFGIFINNLQ
- a CDS encoding flavin monoamine oxidase family protein, with translation MKNIIVIGAGATGLMAARLLAKAGKQVIVLEARNRTGGRIHSIDDASFFKGAELGAEFVHGDLPVTLALLDEAGIGYSHAGAEMWHYKNGKLSADDVEVVGWGELMANLIKLRHDTSISNFLNEYFPEEKYEALKKSVLRFVAGYDTADPDKASAFALREEWQNEDDGAQHRVEGGYCRMINYLVDEIKSSGNKIYLNAPVKAIDWSGGLTKVITLTGDTYEAEKVLLALPLGILQLSSEHNSHITFQPEIPAHYNALQQIGFGAIIKILLRFDEPFWEHARGKDLSNMTFLLSEEKVPTWWTQAPQHEPVLTGWLGGGPAKAFEHASEDELFDMAIVSLSNIFDISIAELKDKLIARYIVNWTADPYTRGSYAYDTVTSAQARSVLSFPVKKTLYFAGEYLYQGPSMGTVEAALTSGKKAAETILTDL
- a CDS encoding glycoside hydrolase family 2 protein, which translates into the protein MKKSFLSTIGSLVATCLLPCTLLAQSGAVKQVKLTDFQLQSSSLIGESGAEVSNPKYHSKVYWMPVKVPSTVLTGLVANKVYPDPYLGLNNMLIPDASDEFNKEYDLAKYSHLAGENPWKKPYWYRTTFKVPAGDKGRTFQLIFKGINYRAAVWVNGKQIADSTQMAGMFAEYSLDISKHVNAGGENVLAVKIYPLDYPGFPDKEQLEAMGPFYLNGGPTGDIGKNVTMLCSAGWDWIPPVRDRNMGIWQPVFLRTTGGVTISQPKLVTDLPKLPDTSVAKLSLNLKLANHSGVAANGKLTVSIKPENFTGAAIQFSQAVKVGADGTDVALSADKINQLLIHQPHLWWPNGYGKPNLYRIRLQYVDEKGMADDTTFIFGIRTVGSKATTVNGFVRREFYVNGQRVHLNGGAWVPDMMLNRDSARYDYEMHLCRNANVNLVRIWGGGVTPGDAFWNAADKYGQMVWSDFWITGDTQGEFKGSPDYPLEGNVFIKNVVSTILRVRNHPSLLVWTGGNEGHARKELYYAMRNNVIALDGTRPFIPCSSGHAHLPEDWDKSWPDNLDAGVYSGGPYDWKDPKEYYKLADLAHDWVFKDETGIPSQPPYTTLPKIITNLTWDKSLPFPLNNSWGYHDAATGAGKYDEYYKIMAKRYGQPTDIVEFSDKMQLMNWVGYQGIFEAAGSKLTKTGGVMLWKLNAAFPSVIWQIYDWYLEPNAGYYAMQNAVEPLHIQFNQNDSTVAIINRTHHATGSLSADAAIYTTDTKLLKSVHLDNLGLAKEGTQSVIKLKEALASIKGVSFVVLNLKNAAGKVVSHNVYWMAPDNDFTAFNKMKRTQVVAKVLKGTKGISENKWTVELSNNSSQIAFFVRPQLMKNGEEVMPSYWSANYFTLAPHESITVTVSAPVAKLGSATPSILIEGWNIDKQTLSAPLASK